The genomic segment GATGGAAGGGTCACTCTCTCTACACATTGCCCATGTGCTCGCGGCACGTGCCCGGTGGAGCCGTCACATTACTTACATTTTTTATGTATTACCGACGTATTGTTTCTTGAGAACTTAACCACAGACACATTAATTAATGAAATTCCTGAAGCTGTTTGGATAATTAGCTCGGTTGTTGGAATGATAACCCAGTGACTGTAATTATAGGTCACAATTAAGTAGGTCAGAATTTCGTAAGTTTAATTAATTAATTAGGAGCACGACACCGTGATTCATATCAAAGGTGAGAATATATATAGTGAGCAGAAGCTTCACCTCGACATCCATCTCTCATCAACGGAACTGACAGATCTCCTGCTACTTACAGGTACTTATAATATCATTAACATCATGTAGGCTTTATTTCCTTACAGATATTTCTAACTTATAGTGGCACAGTGGGTAGCCATGTTGCCCTGCagcattggggtcctgggttcaaatcccaccaacatctgcgaggagtttgtatgttctccctctgTTTGCAtgaggtttcctctgggttctccaattTCCTTCCACACTTCTAAGATGTAGATTGTCAATCTCAATTGGGACAGTGATGGTATTGTCTTTAAAGTGCATGGAATATGGTGCCGCTATAGGCAATGCCTATTAAAACCTTGGAGACTCTTTTCTCGGGAGAAGACTCTACCATTGGGTTTCGACTTCTTCCATTGCACCAGGTAACATCTCTGATGTCAAAAACATCTACAGAGGAAAGATAGAAAAATGGTTCTACATTCTGAATGGTTATGGGAAATTAATAATATTGGGGTTCCTCAGCTTCTGTCAGGAGTATCTTTATAGATGCATTCGACTAACTAACCCATGAGACGTTGGCCTACGAGGCTGCTATCAATCCAGATGCTGGCCAAGAAGGTTTCAGATGGAGATCTAATCTCCACGTCTTATATATGTTTAGTACTAAGACGAGTTAATATAAAAGATGGGTTGATTGAGTCCCACTTTGGAGACCCCATAAATGTCAGGCTCTGTTGATCAGTTTCACACTGAAAACGGGAGTCATTGACTGGTTTTCAGGTAGTGAAAGCCCTGTCGTTGGGCGGTGAATGCTCCAAGAACTTTCGTCTTTCTAAGCAGTCATCTAGGAATGTTGATGGTCTTTGGACTTCAAAGTAGAGGCCAAGAAGGTTTGAAATGGACATCTCAACTCCACATCTTATATATTTTAGTACAAAGACGAGTTAATATGAAAGAAGGGCTGATTGAGTCCCACATTGGAGACCCTACTAATTTTAGGCTCTCTTGATCACTTTCTCACTGATAACGGGAGTCATTGACTGAATTGCAGTTATTGGAGGCCCCAGCCTTGGGCGGGAATGCTGATTGTCCTCTCTACTGAGTTTTACTGGAATTATAGGGATAGTCATGCCAAGAAATTTCATCTTCGTAAGCAGTCATCTAGGAAAGTTGATGGTTTTTGGACTTCAAAGTGCAGGCCAAGAAGGTTTCAAATAGATATCTCCACGTCTTATATATTTAGTAAAAAGACAAGTTAATATGAAAAATGGGTTGATTGAGTCCCACATCGGAGAACATATTAACTTCAGGCTCTTCTGATCACTTTCCTACTGATTACAGGAGTCATTAACTGGATTGCAGTTAGTTGAGGCTCTGTTGTGGGGCGGTGAATGCTTGTTCCCCTTTCTACTGAGTTTGGTGGGAATTATAGAGATAGTCAAGCCAAGAACTTTCATCTTTGTAAGCAGTCGTCTGAGAAAGTTGATGATCTTTGGACTTCAGAGTGGAGGCCAAGAAGATTTCAAATGGAGATCTAATCTCCACGTCTTATATATATTTAGTACAAAGATGAGTTAATATCAAAGAAGGGTTGATTGAGTACCACATTGGAAACCCCATTAATTTCAGGCTCTGTTGATCACTTTTCCACCTATTATGGCAGTCATTAACTGGATTGAAGTTAGTGGAGGCCCTGTCATTGGGCGGTAAATGCTCGTTGCCCTCTCTACTCAGTTTTAGAGATAGTTATGCCAAGAACCTTCATCTTTGTAAGAAGTCATCTAGGGAAGTTGATGAAAGTGGAGGTCAAGGAGGTTTCAAATGGAGATCTAATCTCCACATCTTATATGTTTAGTACAAAGACGAGTTAATATGAAAGATGGGTTGATTGAGTCCCACTTTGGAGAATCCATTAATTTCAGGCTGTGTTGATCACTTTCCCACTGATAACAGGAGTCATTAACTGGATGTAGTTAGTGGAGGCCCCATTCTTGGGCGGTGAATGCTCGTTGTCTACTGAGTTATAGAGATAGTCATGCCGAGAACTTTCATCTTTCTAAGCAGTCATCTAGGGATGTTGATGGTCTTTGGACTTCAAAGTGCAGGCCAAGAAGGTTTCAAATAGAGATCTAATCTCCACGTCTTATATATTTAGTAAAAAGACAAGATAATATGAAAGATGGGTTGATTGAGTCCCACATTGGAGACCCCATTAATTGTATGCTCTGTTGATCACTTTCCCACTGAGAACGGGAGTCATTAACTGGATTTCAATTAGTGGAGGCCCCGTCGTTGGGCGGTGAATGCTCGTTGCCCTCTCTACTGTGTTTGATGGGAATGGTAGTGATAGTCATACCAAGAACTTTCATGTTCATAAGCAGTCATCTAGGAAAGTTGATAGTCTTTGGACTTCAAAGTGCAGGCCAAGAAGGTTTCAAATGGAGATCTAATCTCTACGTCTTATATATTTAGTAAAAAGACAAGTTAATATGAAAAATGGGTTGATTGAGTCCCACATTGGAGACCATATTAATTTCATGCTCTGTTGATCGATCACTTTCCCACTGATAACGGGAGTTATTAACTGGATTGCAGTTAGTGAAGGCCTCGTTGTTGCGCGGTGAATGCTCGTTGCCCTTTCTACTGAGTTTGGTGGGAATTATAGAGATAGTCAAGCCAAGAATTTTCATTTTCGTAAGCAGTCGTCTAAGAAAGTTTATGATCTTTAGTCTACAAAGTGGAGGCCATCGGGCATTGTCCCATATATGCTTCTGGCAATGACCATGCCAGGTTGCAGTAGAGTGATCCACATTACTACCATCATTTTGTTTATGACACCACCCCTCTTCTGTTCACTTTAAGAAATGAACTTGCAATTTGTAAGATACTGAAACAATTTTTTCTTCTTAGTTTTCAGAAAAATATCAAGATGATGAGCAACGGAGTCATGGTTTCTACGCTAATGTTAGGTGAGTGAGTATACAATATATTAATGAGCCCCTAATACAATTTGAAGATGAAGACCACCCTATTTGGAGGTGACCTTGGAGCTCATCGCTTGCCTTTGGGGTCAACTTCTTATATGTTTAATCTTAGATAACATTTTAGAAGAACGATACATACGACAGTGAACCTGACCTATGATGCAGGATGGGCTCCTTTAATTTCCTCTGAAGGGCCCACCATGTTTGACCAATGCCATGTTGTACAGAAGAGAGTATTTTGGAATGAAAAAGTAACTTTTTACTTTTCCATTATAGCATTTTCTGCGATGTTTATGGAAATGTTGGACGCCCGGAGTCTTACATGTAAGTAGCACCTTATGGTTTGGATGGACATTTTTTTAGATACAATGTTGCATTAACCTGATTAATAGATACGCTCCCCTATGtcttttttcatattttataaATTACAAGAATTAAATTTTTCCTAATTAATAAATCTATCAAACACCAAAACATTGTTTTGTATGGGATAGGATTGTTTTTAAAGAAGTTTATAAACCATTTTTCATTAGGGTCTTCCAAAAATTGTCTGATTACAGCTCGTTCTACTGTTGGAATCCTGAGCGATAGGCTGTTATCTAAGAAGGAACATGATAGGAAATGTTATATTTTCCTACACTGCCTCCGCAGGACATATGGAGTATTACATCCTGTCCATTAAAATTAGCTATCTGGGTCCTCCAGAGAAATCTCGCTCATTGGAAATTATCTATGTTCGAGGTGTAGGCTACACTAATAGGGTTTTCTAAGTTTTATTGGTTTTCCATCTCTGATCAGGAGAACCAAATTCAAGACAAATTattggaaaaagtgaaaaaaaaagtcaAGTAAGTAAAAAATATGTAATTAGTCCTTAATTAATCTTTGTTTATTCCTTCCAGTGAATTGTCCAGAAAATATGGTGCAAGACTGCAGTCAATGCTGGGGTGGAACATGCCAAAGTTTAAGCAGCCCTATCACCATTAAGTGCTCAAATCCATGCATCCCCGGTTGTATCTGCAAACGAGGCTATTACCTCCAGAACAACGAGTGCGTCCCCGCGTCCCAATGCAACGTTCAGTGTCCGGCAAATATGATGTATAACCCTTGTGGGGAAAAGGTTGTCACCTGCCTAACTTTAAATAAGCCTGTACAGTCTACAGAGTGTAAACCTCGCTGCGAATGTAGGGATGGATATATATTCTCAGGCATAAAGTCTCAAGACTGTAT from the Anomaloglossus baeobatrachus isolate aAnoBae1 chromosome 11, aAnoBae1.hap1, whole genome shotgun sequence genome contains:
- the LOC142256531 gene encoding zonadhesin-like; the encoded protein is MMSNGVMVSTLMLAFSAMFMEMLDARSLTLNCPENMVQDCSQCWGGTCQSLSSPITIKCSNPCIPGCICKRGYYLQNNECVPASQCNVQCPANMMYNPCGEKVVTCLTLNKPVQSTECKPRCECRDGYIFSGIKSQDCIEISQCSKVQNTN